In the genome of Persephonella sp. KM09-Lau-8, one region contains:
- a CDS encoding CsgG/HfaB family protein, which yields MMINLIKKISFLTLFIGLVTYLTGCAGVSTTSIQTTEQNLNEAVKYEGPKARIAVAKFKCKAAKCGGRIGEGIRDMLVDALVKTGKFIVLERGEGLGAIKEELELGQSGLVQPGKAPQPGLLEGADILVVGSIVAFEPNAGGIKGGIGGLVPKIPILGGIKLGKEDAYIAVVLRLIDVRTGRIINSTRVEGKASSFSVGGLGGGLLGTIPLGGGLEVYKNTPMEKAVMVLLDNAVKAIEKYVPESYYRYNSKGLPVKPTAQTTGAAAAGAGAVAGTAATQATQKPVANLKLIFSDDFESYGIGQKTPLTKWNGTAEATVRLKPQINKNLGKILDFHDLHNFICAKIPKQKDFVVILLRKNNGYHDANLFFRINEKVGYKLRMRGERYYIRKVSGNDEVEIADNGGGKAYNDWYKTKLVVNGNNIKVYDGNKLILDINDNDQFLNKAGDICINGEAWFDNIKIYKIEK from the coding sequence ATGATGATTAATCTAATCAAAAAAATCTCATTCCTAACTTTATTTATTGGTTTAGTAACTTATTTAACCGGATGTGCGGGAGTTTCAACAACTTCTATTCAGACAACAGAACAAAATCTAAATGAGGCTGTAAAATACGAAGGCCCAAAGGCAAGGATTGCTGTTGCAAAATTCAAATGTAAAGCAGCCAAATGCGGTGGTCGTATCGGAGAAGGTATAAGGGATATGCTTGTTGATGCCCTTGTGAAAACAGGAAAATTTATTGTTCTTGAAAGAGGTGAGGGATTAGGAGCTATAAAAGAGGAACTGGAACTGGGTCAGTCTGGTCTGGTTCAGCCAGGTAAGGCCCCACAACCAGGATTGTTGGAAGGAGCTGATATACTTGTTGTTGGTTCAATTGTTGCATTTGAGCCAAATGCAGGAGGAATAAAAGGTGGTATCGGGGGACTGGTTCCCAAAATTCCGATACTTGGTGGAATTAAACTTGGAAAAGAGGATGCTTATATAGCTGTTGTTTTAAGACTTATAGATGTAAGAACAGGCAGAATTATAAACTCTACAAGGGTTGAAGGAAAAGCTTCAAGTTTCAGTGTAGGAGGGCTTGGAGGAGGACTGCTTGGAACCATACCCCTGGGGGGAGGTCTTGAGGTATACAAAAATACACCAATGGAAAAAGCTGTAATGGTTCTTTTGGATAACGCAGTCAAAGCAATAGAAAAATATGTTCCAGAAAGCTATTACAGATATAATTCAAAAGGGCTTCCTGTTAAACCTACAGCACAGACAACAGGGGCAGCAGCTGCAGGAGCTGGTGCCGTTGCAGGGACTGCAGCAACTCAGGCAACCCAAAAACCAGTAGCTAATCTTAAACTTATTTTCTCTGATGATTTTGAAAGTTATGGTATAGGGCAAAAAACTCCTTTAACTAAATGGAATGGAACTGCAGAGGCAACAGTTAGACTTAAACCTCAGATTAACAAAAATCTTGGAAAAATACTTGATTTCCATGATCTTCACAACTTTATATGCGCTAAAATACCAAAACAGAAGGATTTCGTAGTTATCTTGCTTAGAAAAAACAATGGTTACCATGATGCCAATCTGTTCTTTAGAATTAATGAAAAAGTGGGATACAAACTCAGAATGAGGGGTGAAAGGTATTATATAAGGAAAGTTTCTGGTAATGATGAAGTAGAAATTGCAGATAATGGCGGTGGAAAGGCATATAACGACTGGTATAAAACTAAACTTGTGGTAAATGGAAATAATATTAAAGTTTACGATGGAAACAAACTTATATTGGATATAAATGATAATGACCAGTTTTTAAATAAGGCTGGAGATATATGTATAAACGGAGAAGCTTGGTTTGATAATATAAAAATCTACAAAATAGAAAAATAG
- a CDS encoding ROK family protein, translating to MSILGIDIGGTFIKYCGKAGQDIKKGKVPTEKNIDSVLYQIEELIKNFHPKAIGIGVAGLINKETGRLEDSPNLKFLEGINLKSLIEDRLKIPVIVENDASAAAFGEYKYGAAKNGRIVVCLTLGTGLGGGLVIDGKLIDGVSGTAMEIGHTTIDINGWECHCGRKGCLEAYVSSYGLERFYFFHTDKKLDSSEIILLANEGNTAAMKALEEFSEYLAIGLMNILHIFNPDFIVIGGGIPENYPAVIDMAVANLKKITFPLPFTSCQIKKAELGEYSGAFGALALAEERYGS from the coding sequence ATGAGTATTTTAGGAATAGATATAGGCGGAACATTTATAAAATACTGTGGAAAAGCCGGACAGGATATTAAAAAAGGAAAAGTTCCCACAGAGAAAAATATAGATAGTGTTTTATATCAGATAGAAGAACTGATTAAAAACTTTCATCCAAAAGCAATTGGAATTGGTGTTGCAGGTTTAATAAACAAAGAAACTGGAAGATTAGAGGATTCTCCTAATCTTAAATTTTTAGAAGGTATCAATCTCAAATCCTTAATAGAAGACAGACTTAAAATCCCTGTCATTGTTGAAAATGATGCCTCAGCTGCGGCCTTTGGTGAGTATAAGTATGGGGCTGCTAAAAACGGCAGAATAGTTGTATGTCTTACACTGGGGACAGGACTGGGTGGCGGTCTTGTTATTGATGGAAAGCTTATAGATGGTGTATCAGGAACGGCTATGGAAATAGGCCACACAACCATTGATATAAATGGCTGGGAATGTCATTGTGGAAGAAAAGGTTGTTTAGAGGCTTATGTGTCTTCCTATGGGCTTGAAAGATTTTATTTTTTCCATACAGACAAAAAGCTTGACTCCTCAGAGATTATACTCCTTGCAAATGAAGGAAATACTGCTGCAATGAAGGCTTTGGAGGAATTTTCAGAATACCTTGCTATTGGGCTAATGAATATCTTACATATATTCAATCCTGATTTTATTGTAATTGGAGGAGGTATACCAGAAAACTATCCTGCAGTTATTGATATGGCAGTGGCAAATCTGAAAAAAATAACATTCCCTCTTCCTTTTACCTCCTGCCAGATAAAAAAGGCGGAACTTGGAGAATACAGTGGAGCATTTGGAGCATTAGCACTTGCAGAGGAAAGATATGGAAGTTAA
- a CDS encoding type 1 glutamine amidotransferase domain-containing protein yields the protein MDRKKVAILLEDFVEDVEFIYPFYRFKEEGYIVDVLAPRVGEFTGKKGLIFHSSHRVDPDAVEQYIALFIPGGYAPDRFRRDKETIEFIRRMYESGKVVGAICHGPWALISAGIIKGKRVTGFFSIKDDIQNAGAIYTGKPVEVDGNLITATDPKAMPEMLKIMTAMLRERV from the coding sequence ATGGATAGAAAAAAGGTTGCCATTTTACTTGAGGATTTTGTGGAGGATGTGGAGTTTATATATCCTTTTTACAGATTCAAAGAAGAAGGGTATATTGTTGATGTTCTTGCACCAAGAGTCGGTGAATTCACAGGCAAGAAAGGTTTGATTTTTCATTCCTCCCACAGAGTTGACCCTGATGCTGTTGAACAATATATAGCCCTTTTTATTCCTGGAGGATACGCCCCTGATAGATTTAGAAGAGATAAAGAAACTATTGAGTTTATCAGAAGAATGTATGAGTCAGGTAAAGTTGTAGGTGCAATATGCCATGGTCCCTGGGCTTTAATCTCTGCCGGAATAATAAAAGGCAAAAGAGTTACAGGATTTTTCTCAATAAAGGATGATATACAGAATGCAGGTGCAATATACACAGGAAAGCCTGTAGAGGTTGATGGAAATCTGATTACAGCCACAGATCCAAAGGCTATGCCAGAGATGTTAAAAATAATGACAGCAATGCTTAGAGAAAGAGTATGA